The sequence below is a genomic window from Ruminiclostridium josui JCM 17888.
TACTCCTTTCTGGTTAATACTTAAATTCTTAACCAGAAAAGAGTATTTCCTATGTTTCATACACAAAATTATTTACAGCGTCGTACTTTTTTATTAAAAATTCTTGTTATGTCAAGAAAACTCTTAGTATAAGCAAGCAAAAATTTAACTAAGCTTTCTTTCCTTTATCTTTGCAAAATATTTTTTAGTTTCCGCTGCAACGACACCATTTAATGCAATCAGTGCAATCAGATTTGGAAAGGCCATCAAACCGTTGAAAATATCTGATATATTCCAAACAACCTCTATTGCCATAAATGGGCCTGCAAAAACAGCCAGAATATACAGCCAGCGGAAAACTTTAACTGCCTTCATATTGCCGTTTGTCAAATATTCCATACAACGTTCACTGTAATAGTTCCAGCCGATAATTGTTGTAAATGCAAAGAACACCAGGCTTATCATCAAAATAAAGGAACCCAGAGACGGTGCAAAATAGAAACCATTTTTAAATGCGTTTTGTGTTACAGAGGCACCTTTAAGACCTATGTTCCATGAACCTGTGGCTATAATACAGAGACCTGTCATTGTACAGACAATAATTGTATCAATAAAAGTACCAGTCATTGATACAAGACCCTGACGTACGGGTTCATGTGTTTTAGCAGCAGCCGCAGCAATTGGGGCGCTTCCTAAACCAGATTCGTTGGAAAAAATACCACGGGCAATACCCATTCTCATGGAGTTGAGCATTGAACTTACACCAACACCTATTGCTCCGCCACCTGCAGCTTTGAGCCCGAATGCGCCTTGGAAAACTTGAACAAAGGCATCGGGAATGGCCTTTATGTTGACAAAAACAACTATGAGTGTAGCAATAACATAAAAAATTGCCATAAAAGGAACTATAAATTCCGATACCTTTGCTATCCTTTTAATGCCACCGATAATAACCAATCCTACACACAAAGTAACAATAACAGCAGTTAATACTATTGTCCAAGAATAACTTTTTCCCAGAATAGATATTGTATGTAGATTTTCCGGATCAAAATAATTATGTACTGCATCTGAAATACCATTAATTTGCACAAAAGTTCCTATACCCATGAGCCCGGCAGCAACACCGAAAAATGAGAAAGCCTTTGCAAGCCAGCCCCATTTCTTACCCATACCGTTTCGTATGTAGTAGAATGGACCTCCTAAAACGTGTCCGTTTTCGTCAATTGTACGGTACTTTATAGCCAGAAGTCCTTCGGTATATTTTGTAGCCATACCGAAAAACGCTGCAATCCACATCCAGAATAAAGCACCGGGTCCGCCTGCAACGATTGCAGTTGCAACACCTACGATATTTCCTGTACCGATTGTGGCAGAAAGAGCTGTACAAAGT
It includes:
- a CDS encoding alanine/glycine:cation symporter family protein, producing MLEKISSFISWFDGIVWGLPLIILVLLVGILLTVRTGLLQVRHLPRALKYMVKNEEGGKGEVSSFGALCTALSATIGTGNIVGVATAIVAGGPGALFWMWIAAFFGMATKYTEGLLAIKYRTIDENGHVLGGPFYYIRNGMGKKWGWLAKAFSFFGVAAGLMGIGTFVQINGISDAVHNYFDPENLHTISILGKSYSWTIVLTAVIVTLCVGLVIIGGIKRIAKVSEFIVPFMAIFYVIATLIVVFVNIKAIPDAFVQVFQGAFGLKAAGGGAIGVGVSSMLNSMRMGIARGIFSNESGLGSAPIAAAAAKTHEPVRQGLVSMTGTFIDTIIVCTMTGLCIIATGSWNIGLKGASVTQNAFKNGFYFAPSLGSFILMISLVFFAFTTIIGWNYYSERCMEYLTNGNMKAVKVFRWLYILAVFAGPFMAIEVVWNISDIFNGLMAFPNLIALIALNGVVAAETKKYFAKIKERKLS